One part of the [Synechococcus] sp. NIES-970 genome encodes these proteins:
- a CDS encoding putative hydrolase of the alpha/beta superfamily protein, with amino-acid sequence MIGWLLTGFLLAYVGGCGLLFFQQRQLIFFPEAQPLNPIPATLTLTHEAVTIPVGQQQHLTGWWFPPPTNVKKAVLFLHGNGGLSDPNFQAIALWQRVGYGALVFNYRGYGSSSAGFPQEAQVYEDAIAAYEFLTREKNIPATQLMVHGHSLGGAVAVELSRQRPVAGLFLESTFTSMMAMATTKPQYRLFPVSFLLKQRFDSAAKIAQLQEPIFITHGAQDDLVPPAMGQSLWAIATAPKHFVLISGADHTNGAITGETAFKQGIDWLQQMTVTSGS; translated from the coding sequence ATGATCGGCTGGCTGCTAACGGGATTCTTACTGGCCTATGTGGGAGGTTGTGGTCTCCTTTTTTTTCAACAACGGCAGCTTATTTTTTTTCCTGAAGCACAGCCGCTAAATCCTATTCCTGCAACATTGACCCTGACCCATGAGGCGGTCACAATTCCGGTGGGCCAACAGCAGCATTTGACCGGCTGGTGGTTCCCTCCTCCGACCAACGTCAAAAAAGCAGTGCTTTTTCTCCATGGCAACGGTGGCCTGAGCGATCCTAATTTCCAGGCGATCGCCCTCTGGCAGCGGGTTGGCTATGGTGCTTTGGTGTTTAATTATCGCGGCTATGGTAGTAGTAGTGCGGGTTTTCCCCAAGAAGCCCAAGTCTATGAAGATGCGATCGCCGCCTATGAATTCCTCACCAGAGAAAAAAATATCCCAGCAACCCAGCTAATGGTACATGGCCATTCCCTTGGCGGGGCCGTGGCCGTTGAACTATCTCGTCAGCGTCCTGTTGCCGGTCTTTTTCTGGAAAGCACTTTTACTTCCATGATGGCGATGGCCACCACTAAACCCCAGTATCGTCTTTTTCCCGTGTCATTCCTGCTCAAGCAGCGGTTTGACTCGGCCGCAAAAATTGCCCAACTTCAAGAACCTATTTTTATCACCCATGGCGCCCAGGATGATCTCGTTCCCCCAGCGATGGGTCAAAGTCTCTGGGCGATCGCCACAGCCCCAAAGCACTTTGTCCTGATTTCCGGAGCAGACCATACCAATGGGGCGATCACCGGGGAAACAGCCTTTAAACAGGGCATTGACTGGTTACAACAGATGACCGTTACCAGCGGCAGCTAA
- a CDS encoding glycosyl transferase, group 1 family protein — translation MHVAWLGKKSPFCGNVTYGREVTNHLLDRGYNVSFLHFAQQEESEQVWRDCPEVFLPFLYKSQIYTIPSPKSSQVLMEALEKFQPDLVHASLTLSPLDFRLPDICRELNLPLVATFHPPFDSKLRNLQSSTQYLTYQLYAPCLANYDRVIVFSEIQKDMLVKLGVPQGTVQIIPNGVDEQKYCPAPSTYRRSLKAKRVFIYQGRIAPEKNVEALLKAWCVANMGEDCLLLIMGDGPLKASLESTYNDDQGIIWLGFVGDETQRLDLLRAADVFILPSLVEGLSLSLLEAMACGLACVATDAGADGEVLNQGAGIVLDTKGVTGQLKTLLPLLRDQAELVTILGHKARQRLLERYTLHNNISQLEQTYQSLCPAVVEPRHYPLPVQSP, via the coding sequence ATGCATGTCGCTTGGCTCGGTAAAAAATCTCCCTTTTGTGGCAATGTCACCTATGGCCGTGAAGTGACCAACCACCTCCTGGATCGAGGCTATAACGTCAGTTTTCTTCACTTTGCCCAACAGGAAGAAAGTGAACAGGTTTGGCGAGATTGCCCAGAGGTGTTTCTCCCTTTCCTCTACAAGTCCCAGATTTACACCATTCCCAGTCCCAAATCTAGCCAAGTGTTGATGGAAGCCCTCGAGAAATTCCAGCCCGATTTAGTCCATGCTTCCCTGACCCTGTCCCCCCTTGATTTTCGTTTACCAGATATTTGTCGCGAATTAAATTTGCCCCTAGTCGCCACCTTTCATCCCCCCTTTGACAGCAAATTACGTAATCTCCAATCCAGCACCCAGTATCTGACCTATCAACTCTATGCCCCCTGTCTGGCTAACTACGACCGGGTAATTGTTTTTTCTGAAATCCAAAAGGATATGTTGGTGAAATTAGGGGTTCCCCAAGGTACAGTGCAGATTATTCCCAATGGGGTTGATGAACAAAAATACTGCCCGGCCCCCAGCACCTATCGACGGAGCCTCAAGGCAAAGCGAGTGTTTATTTACCAAGGTCGCATTGCCCCCGAAAAAAATGTAGAAGCTCTTCTCAAGGCTTGGTGTGTGGCCAATATGGGAGAGGATTGCCTGCTCTTGATCATGGGCGACGGTCCCCTGAAAGCGTCTTTAGAATCGACCTATAATGACGACCAGGGCATTATCTGGCTGGGATTTGTCGGGGATGAAACCCAGCGTTTAGACTTACTCCGGGCGGCGGATGTCTTTATCCTCCCTTCCTTAGTAGAGGGGCTATCTTTATCGCTCCTAGAAGCCATGGCCTGTGGTCTAGCCTGTGTGGCCACCGATGCTGGGGCCGATGGAGAGGTTTTAAACCAAGGGGCGGGGATAGTTCTCGATACGAAGGGCGTGACGGGCCAATTAAAAACGTTACTGCCCCTCCTGCGTGATCAGGCAGAGCTGGTGACAATTCTTGGCCATAAGGCTCGCCAACGACTTCTAGAGCGCTACACCCTGCACAACAACATCAGTCAACTAGAGCAAACCTATCAAAGTCTCTGTCCTGCTGTGGTGGAGCCTCGCCATTATCCACTACCTGTGCAAAGCCCCTAG
- a CDS encoding multidrug efflux transporter, MFS family protein, giving the protein MSTETDLPTLPATDIPPIEGAIASPQTTAGFGPVLRNPQFLVLWIGQIFSQLADKIYLVLMIALIASHFQVAAQGISSWVSAVMIALTIPAILFGSVAGVYVDRWSKKGVLVVSNLLRGLFVLSLPALLWFVQDQPDWWELPPGFILLLGMTFLVSTLTQFFAPAEQAALPLIVDHKYLLAANSLYTTTMMALLIVGFAVGEPLLGLTDQLLAHFGIPGDWGKELVVGGGYAIAGLVLLALKTNETPKDRQQEQPHVWADIRDGLRYLNDNQRVRNALIQLVILFAVFAALAVVAVSLAAQIPGLKAEQFGFLLAAGGVGLGIGAFFLGHWGNHLPYRTLSFWGSIGTAIALLALSFSTHSLIFSLLSTTALGFFAALVGVPMQTTIQRETPAALRGKVFGLQNNAVNIALSLPLALAGVAEALFGLQPVLLGLSGLAIAGGVLNWCISRKS; this is encoded by the coding sequence ATGTCCACGGAAACGGATTTACCGACCCTCCCTGCCACTGATATTCCACCGATAGAGGGGGCGATCGCTTCCCCCCAAACGACCGCTGGTTTTGGCCCCGTATTGCGCAACCCCCAATTTCTTGTGCTCTGGATCGGTCAAATCTTTTCTCAGTTAGCCGACAAGATTTACCTAGTGCTGATGATTGCCCTCATCGCGAGTCATTTCCAAGTGGCGGCCCAGGGGATTAGTAGCTGGGTCTCTGCGGTCATGATTGCTTTGACAATCCCAGCCATTTTATTTGGCTCCGTGGCAGGGGTTTATGTGGATCGCTGGTCCAAGAAAGGAGTCCTGGTGGTCTCCAATCTTCTGCGGGGACTGTTTGTACTGAGCTTGCCAGCCTTGCTGTGGTTTGTGCAGGATCAACCAGATTGGTGGGAATTGCCCCCTGGCTTTATTTTGCTCCTGGGCATGACCTTTCTTGTCTCCACTCTGACACAGTTTTTTGCCCCGGCGGAACAGGCAGCTCTGCCTTTAATTGTTGACCACAAATATCTTCTGGCCGCCAATTCTCTTTACACCACCACCATGATGGCCCTGCTCATTGTTGGTTTTGCGGTGGGGGAGCCCCTCCTCGGCTTGACAGATCAACTTTTGGCCCATTTCGGCATTCCGGGAGATTGGGGGAAAGAGCTGGTTGTGGGTGGGGGCTATGCGATCGCCGGCCTAGTACTGCTGGCTCTCAAAACCAATGAAACCCCCAAAGACCGTCAACAGGAACAGCCCCATGTATGGGCCGATATTCGCGACGGCCTGCGTTACCTCAATGACAACCAACGGGTACGCAATGCCTTGATCCAGTTGGTGATCCTTTTCGCTGTCTTTGCAGCCCTGGCGGTGGTTGCAGTCAGTTTGGCAGCCCAGATTCCGGGCCTCAAGGCAGAACAATTTGGCTTCCTCTTAGCTGCTGGGGGGGTCGGTTTAGGGATTGGCGCTTTTTTCCTGGGCCATTGGGGAAATCACCTCCCTTACCGCACTTTGAGCTTTTGGGGATCCATTGGAACGGCGATCGCCCTCCTTGCCCTTTCCTTCTCGACCCATAGCCTGATTTTTTCCCTGCTGAGCACCACTGCCCTCGGTTTTTTTGCCGCCCTCGTGGGCGTACCAATGCAGACAACCATTCAGCGAGAAACCCCAGCAGCACTACGAGGAAAGGTTTTTGGTTTACAGAATAATGCTGTTAATATTGCTCTATCTTTACCCTTGGCCTTAGCGGGAGTAGCAGAAGCCCTCTTTGGCCTGCAACCTGTGCTCCTCGGCCTCTCAGGATTGGCGATCGCCGGCGGCGTACTAAACTGGTGTATCTCGCGAAAATCCTAA
- a CDS encoding signal transduction histidine-kinase has product MASQPSAADEIDLKGLAELVSYDLEVMRDLVETFLSDTPTLLTAMAVGLAQHSQPEVVRNAHTLKSSSRLFRLEQFAHQCQALETAATAADWALVTALLRRLNQDYQAIATSLTDQLPNLESMF; this is encoded by the coding sequence ATGGCATCCCAACCGTCTGCCGCCGATGAAATTGACCTGAAGGGCCTTGCCGAATTGGTTAGCTATGACCTGGAGGTGATGCGAGATTTGGTCGAAACTTTTTTGTCAGATACCCCGACATTGCTGACTGCGATGGCGGTGGGCCTTGCCCAACATAGCCAACCGGAAGTTGTCCGCAATGCCCACACTCTAAAATCTAGTAGCCGCCTGTTTCGTTTAGAACAATTTGCCCACCAGTGCCAAGCGTTAGAGACGGCAGCAACGGCGGCGGATTGGGCCCTGGTGACGGCGCTGCTCCGGCGTTTAAATCAGGACTACCAGGCGATCGCCACATCCCTCACCGACCAACTGCCCAACCTTGAATCAATGTTTTAA
- a CDS encoding radical SAM enzyme, Cfr family: MSQDVLLGKSLPELTHWVEATGQPSYRGKQLYDWLYNKGIHRLDEITVFPKAWRAEMAAYPVGRSQIHHHRTAPDGTRKYLLKLHDGLIVETVGIPTEKRLTVCVSSQVGCAMACDFCATGKSGFTRHLQAHEIIDQVLTVQEDFQQRVSHVVFMGMGEPLANLDQVLKSVYGLNQDIGIGQRSLTISTVGVPGKIRELADHHLQITFAVSLHAPNQHLRESIIPTASHYPFQELLDECREYVAITHRRISFEYILLAGVNDLPDHATELAKQLKGFQSHVNLIPYNPITEVPFQRPGKKRINVFKQILQDHKIAVTVRYSKGLEADAACGQLRSNFRRSAPATVK, from the coding sequence ATGTCCCAAGATGTCCTCCTCGGTAAAAGTCTCCCCGAACTAACCCACTGGGTTGAAGCCACCGGTCAACCCAGTTACCGGGGGAAACAGCTCTATGATTGGCTCTACAACAAGGGTATCCATCGTCTCGATGAAATAACCGTTTTCCCCAAGGCTTGGCGAGCAGAAATGGCCGCTTATCCCGTCGGGCGATCGCAGATTCATCACCACCGCACCGCCCCCGATGGCACCCGTAAATATCTCCTCAAACTCCATGACGGCTTGATTGTTGAAACCGTCGGCATCCCTACCGAAAAACGTCTGACAGTTTGTGTTTCCTCCCAGGTGGGCTGTGCCATGGCCTGTGACTTCTGTGCCACGGGGAAAAGTGGCTTTACTCGCCACCTCCAGGCCCATGAAATTATTGACCAAGTGCTCACTGTCCAAGAAGACTTTCAACAGCGGGTCAGCCATGTGGTATTCATGGGCATGGGAGAACCCCTCGCAAACCTCGACCAAGTACTCAAGTCAGTTTATGGTTTAAACCAAGATATCGGCATTGGCCAGCGATCGCTTACCATTTCCACCGTCGGTGTGCCCGGAAAAATTCGTGAACTGGCTGACCATCATTTACAAATCACCTTTGCCGTTAGTCTCCACGCACCAAACCAACACCTCAGAGAATCCATCATTCCGACGGCTAGCCACTATCCTTTCCAGGAGTTGCTTGATGAATGTCGAGAATACGTGGCGATTACCCACCGTCGGATCAGCTTTGAATACATTCTGTTGGCAGGAGTCAATGATCTACCAGACCACGCCACAGAACTGGCGAAGCAGCTCAAGGGTTTCCAGAGCCATGTCAATTTGATTCCCTATAATCCCATCACAGAAGTTCCTTTCCAGCGGCCTGGGAAGAAGCGAATCAACGTGTTTAAGCAGATCCTCCAAGACCACAAAATTGCGGTCACCGTACGTTATTCCAAGGGCTTAGAAGCTGACGCTGCCTGCGGTCAACTGCGCTCGAATTTCCGGCGATCTGCGCCAGCAACGGTAAAATAA
- the tatA/E/B gene encoding twin-arginine translocation protein yields the protein MNIFGIGLPEMALIFIIALLIFGPKKLPEIGRSLGKTIRSFQDASNEFQEEFKKEAEKIENTVSMQARLEEGNGDEAAVQTENAASEPKANS from the coding sequence ATGAATATTTTCGGTATCGGTCTGCCAGAAATGGCCCTTATTTTTATCATTGCCCTCTTAATCTTCGGCCCGAAAAAGCTACCAGAAATAGGCCGGAGTCTTGGTAAGACGATCCGTAGTTTTCAGGATGCGTCCAATGAATTCCAGGAAGAATTCAAAAAAGAAGCGGAAAAAATCGAGAATACAGTATCAATGCAGGCCCGCCTTGAAGAAGGAAACGGCGATGAAGCAGCGGTGCAAACTGAGAATGCGGCCAGTGAGCCCAAGGCTAACAGTTAG
- a CDS encoding hypothetical protein (conserved hypothetical protein), which translates to MDLDQQLHCLIEQAPQDGTMPRVMEQAIAPVLKTFAGRLKAQEYYVCQSLGGDWLVTTLAHRTDPQRTKTVVYGFETLALAQQSQGVDTNPSLVALAVPVTHLLFKLFSLAAVESVIFSETQGSIEIRRQELQQAIQEKLLGDLGDRPQQTPPSQWA; encoded by the coding sequence ATGGATCTAGACCAACAATTACACTGCCTCATTGAGCAAGCGCCTCAAGATGGGACGATGCCCCGGGTCATGGAACAGGCGATCGCCCCTGTGCTCAAAACCTTTGCTGGACGCTTGAAAGCGCAGGAATATTATGTTTGTCAGTCCTTAGGGGGAGATTGGCTAGTGACGACCCTCGCCCATCGAACAGACCCCCAACGAACAAAAACAGTTGTCTATGGCTTTGAAACCCTAGCCCTGGCTCAGCAGTCCCAGGGAGTTGATACGAATCCAAGCTTGGTTGCCCTCGCCGTCCCCGTTACCCACCTGTTGTTCAAGTTGTTTTCTCTGGCAGCTGTTGAGAGTGTGATTTTTAGTGAAACCCAGGGCAGCATTGAAATCCGTCGTCAGGAGTTGCAGCAGGCGATCCAAGAGAAGCTATTGGGCGATTTAGGCGATCGCCCCCAACAAACTCCCCCCAGTCAGTGGGCTTAG
- the ureE gene encoding urease accessory protein E codes for MTTAVDLILTQKYHPHPQESVQVDLELPLTAAERQKSRQRLELETGQAVHFNLPRGSHIHPDDYFQTADKQTLVQVKAKPEAVMTVTAMTPLLLLKAAYHLGNRHVPLEVQQTYLRFSPDHVLEGMLSQLGLQLQAEIVPFFPEDGAYGHHH; via the coding sequence ATGACCACCGCAGTCGATTTGATCCTCACCCAAAAATACCATCCCCACCCCCAAGAGTCTGTCCAGGTAGATCTCGAGCTCCCGTTGACCGCCGCAGAACGACAAAAAAGCCGCCAACGTCTCGAACTGGAAACGGGCCAAGCGGTGCATTTTAATCTCCCCCGGGGCAGCCATATCCACCCTGATGACTATTTTCAAACCGCCGATAAGCAGACCCTCGTGCAGGTAAAGGCAAAGCCTGAAGCGGTAATGACGGTGACAGCAATGACGCCCTTATTACTGCTGAAAGCCGCTTATCACCTAGGGAATCGTCATGTCCCCCTAGAAGTACAACAGACCTATCTCCGGTTTTCCCCGGACCATGTCCTCGAAGGCATGCTCTCCCAGCTGGGGTTGCAACTCCAGGCAGAAATTGTGCCTTTCTTTCCGGAGGACGGTGCCTATGGTCACCACCATTAA
- a CDS encoding signal transduction histidine kinase produces MGCSSPKLSSDLQCHLAYWQPLNAEILWIQDQTGTCIDFYGQQKIIRDSDRQRIIGEQVFTQWFDVAPHPYANALQQTTQGSPATLEGTFRWEDKAITLKLLLMPLPGSQLLVIGLPRATHNPVLPLSPLAHQKALTQIARKIRSTLDWVVIRQEAVNGIGETLQVSRCLLLATDEMQQSLRVEAEYRQPEMSSCLGIQWRSPNNLIFEQLAQTKEPQQTDVFHAVLPDSQSILIVPTLYQGSVNGLICLQQCNYPREWQEVEQEFAQEIAEQLGTAIAHATLYKELEHLHQTATEATRLKNDFLASTTHELRTPLNGIIGFLKLILDEMADDRTEELEFVGAAYESALHLLNLINDILDIAKIEAGKIDLEFQPIKLTELLDNLNNFARPQLQTKQLTWDIHIPESHDDIILYTDYRRIFQVLLNLVSNAIKFTPNGGITIDVELVFKPITYGDRQFPGVAKISVIDTGIGVALDMQTKLFENFSQVRGGHTRQYGGTGLGLAISKKLVEACGGKISFYSMGEGLGSTVTFSALLHQKPILKQSHHLDSQSIISTAESPANRYNGL; encoded by the coding sequence ATGGGCTGTTCCTCCCCTAAGCTATCGTCCGACTTACAATGCCATCTGGCCTACTGGCAGCCCCTGAATGCAGAAATCCTTTGGATTCAGGACCAAACAGGTACTTGCATCGATTTTTATGGGCAACAGAAAATTATTCGGGATAGCGATCGACAGAGAATAATTGGAGAACAGGTGTTTACCCAATGGTTCGATGTGGCCCCCCATCCCTACGCCAATGCTCTACAGCAGACAACCCAAGGCAGTCCCGCAACCCTAGAGGGGACTTTTCGATGGGAAGACAAGGCGATCACACTCAAACTGTTGCTGATGCCGCTCCCTGGTAGTCAACTGTTAGTTATCGGTCTTCCCCGAGCGACACATAATCCAGTACTGCCTTTGTCGCCTTTGGCCCACCAAAAAGCCCTAACGCAGATTGCTCGAAAAATCCGGAGTACCCTCGATTGGGTAGTTATTCGTCAAGAGGCCGTTAATGGTATCGGGGAAACCTTACAGGTCAGTCGCTGTTTACTCTTAGCAACCGATGAAATGCAGCAGAGCCTGCGGGTTGAAGCTGAATATCGCCAACCTGAAATGAGCTCTTGTCTAGGGATCCAGTGGCGATCGCCTAATAATTTGATATTCGAACAACTCGCCCAAACTAAAGAGCCCCAGCAGACTGATGTGTTTCACGCTGTCCTCCCCGATAGCCAATCGATACTCATCGTCCCGACCCTCTACCAAGGCAGTGTTAATGGTTTAATTTGCCTCCAACAGTGCAATTACCCCCGGGAATGGCAAGAGGTGGAACAGGAATTTGCCCAGGAAATCGCTGAACAATTGGGAACGGCGATCGCCCATGCCACTCTTTATAAAGAACTAGAACATCTCCACCAGACTGCCACCGAAGCCACCCGCCTCAAAAATGACTTTCTCGCCAGTACCACCCACGAACTGCGCACCCCCCTCAACGGGATCATCGGTTTTCTAAAACTCATCCTCGATGAAATGGCCGATGACCGCACCGAAGAACTTGAATTTGTGGGCGCCGCCTACGAAAGTGCCCTCCATCTGCTGAACTTAATCAACGACATCCTCGACATTGCCAAAATTGAAGCTGGCAAAATTGACCTCGAATTTCAGCCCATCAAGCTCACAGAACTACTAGATAACCTCAATAACTTTGCCCGTCCTCAACTCCAAACCAAACAGCTCACCTGGGATATTCATATTCCCGAAAGTCACGATGACATCATCCTCTACACTGACTATCGTCGTATTTTCCAAGTCCTCCTCAACCTCGTCAGCAACGCAATCAAATTCACCCCCAATGGCGGCATTACGATCGATGTGGAGCTTGTTTTTAAGCCCATCACCTATGGCGATCGCCAATTCCCTGGGGTTGCTAAAATTAGCGTAATTGATACAGGTATTGGCGTTGCCTTGGATATGCAGACCAAGCTCTTTGAAAATTTCTCCCAAGTGCGGGGTGGCCATACTCGTCAGTATGGAGGTACTGGCTTGGGGCTGGCGATTTCTAAAAAACTCGTAGAGGCCTGTGGCGGCAAAATTTCTTTTTACAGCATGGGTGAAGGTCTGGGTTCAACGGTTACTTTTTCGGCTCTTCTTCACCAAAAACCCATTCTCAAACAGAGCCATCATCTGGATTCTCAAAGCATCATCTCGACCGCAGAGAGCCCAGCAAACCGTTACAATGGACTGTAA